The genomic region TATCCATAAAACAAACTTTCATTTCACTCTTATTAATGTAGTTTTGCTTTAGAagactgtaatactttttttgttgttgttcagttTAGTAACTGATCAAGGATAGAATCCTATGAATTGACAATATGTAGCTGCAAGTCATAGGATTACTGAATAACAACACACTAAACAAAATGCAGCTTTTGTTACTCTAATGATGGATCTAATTAAGGGGTGTCCAGACTCTGTCCTGAAAGGCCACTCTCCTGCatagtttagctccaacacacCTCAACACCCATGCCAGGCAGTTTACATGCATAATTATctgattcaggtgtgtttaattgggatTGGAACAAAAATCTGAAGGACAGTGGACCTCCAGGTGCAGTGGAGCACCTCTGGTGTAATTTCaccttttaacttaaaaataaaaagcagtgttATGTTTTCTTCTACACAAATGTTAAATCAGTTTGTCCACAAACACCTCattaacaaaacagaaacaaaaattaaatgttttatagccTACCCTATTTAACATAGATTAATACAATGTCACACATCACTATTTTCAGACCTGGAAACTAGAGAATGTTAATATTCTGATGAAATGTCAAAACCAACAATGCGCATAGCCATTCAAATGTGTTGATACCACTGATccatctatattatagatcagtggttgatACAGATATTTAGGGTTATCCATAGGAATCTTCCTTTCCCTCCGCAGTAGCGCTTTTGAAGGAAAACATCAATAGGCCTACTGAAGTAGCCAGGCAATAACGGTCATAGCAGACATGATAATTTAACTGATAACAGCAGGTTATCCAATATGGTTCCTGTAGATTAaggtaatttataataaaatgtgaagACAATTTGTAGTTAAATCATAGATGGTAATTAAACCGTAAATCTAATTTATATGTTCTGTGTAGTATGTCCCCCTTAAACCTGTCAATTACCATTACAAATCAACTTGCGTATTGTAAATAATAGTAGTAAAacagcatattaaaaaaaaaaaaaacgttttaaggTTAGAACCGTTTTGACTCCTCCCTCCCTTGCCTCACAGATGTTTGGTTCACTGCCTGCTTTACCGCTTTACCTATGGTCATTACACACGAGTCCGTTGCTTTGGTGGGAGAGAACAGAGTGCTTCAGTAGTTGTGTAAGTAGGCTGTCGAGGCTATTTTTCCACTTAAAACCTCGAATGAAGTGATTATTTCTCTTTAATACATATGATGCTGAATCATTCATAAATGAATAATTGACAAAAAAGGATGATATCCCATGTATTGTCTATTAGCGCTTATAAGGTTAACTAACCTAGCTTAGCTTGTTTAATACATAGCCTGTTGGTCTGTCACCCACTACAACTAACGTTAAAAAGCCTGCGTGTGAACTGATATTAATATTGACGTGTGTTGGGTTTACTTAATATATTAGTTAGTGCATTGGACTTGCTACGGTTGAATATCTAAATAAGAGACGTCCTTAGTCCCTGACGAAACCTAAAATGCTGTCTGGAGGACgttaaataatagaataattatAACCTGACTGCGTGGTGAACCTATAAACTGAGCTCATATTTAAACACGGTCTCCATGCAAATTGCTCAACTTGCAAAATGTGTCCAAATATAAAAGTGCAGCATTCTGCTTTCATTATCTCTGGTGGCTAACGTTACACGAGTCCTTAGTTAATTATTTACTACCTCCCAATAGCGCATTGTGAAAATGTTAGCAGGCCTGTGGGTTTTCCATTTTGTCTTCAGGAGATAACGGATCACATATCTGTCCAGTGTCTTTCGCCAAATACATTTCAAAccttataaatatttgattacaattattttcaattattaaaaaaatcctaaaatggAGGCTGCTGGAGTGGACTGATGTCTGAAATGGTGCTAACTTTGTGATCCTGCGATATCACAGCAATTTACGCAGTGTGGGCATACACTGAGTTACAAATTATTATGCAAGTGATAGCAATaggatttaattaaaatatctaatCAGATTTGTCTTTTATCAAATAACCTGTTGTGTTTGTTATACATGTTAGATATCTGCTATCAATCTCAGACATGTTTGCTAAATTGTTTGCCAGGTCTTCTTAGGTAAATGCAAAACCTTAAACAGATTGTATCACATTAATAAGCAAGTTACAGTTGTCAAACAGTGtcctttttaataatttcatgtatatattttttgtacagaTACCTTCCTTAACCCTGTGTTCTTGTGTCTTGTAAAACACTCAAAGATCAGTTTGATAATCTCCATTCAGTCACATAGCACTGTTTCAAAGATCTTTGTTCCTCAACATATTTCATGAGAAATCTGACTTGCTTCATAATGTGGAGCAACCTGTATACGTAGAGTTTTTCATTTACATAAGAACTGGCAAACTATTCATATACCAGTTATCTACAAAAATACATgaacaacaaaataaagaaacgctttattagaataacttaaaataatttacttaaatCCTAATGTAGCTTGCAGAATAATTTCAAATACAGAGTATGTATAGATGTCAATACAGAGAAAAGATTTAGACACAAACcacttttaatctttttttagtaTTTACAAGTGGAAAAGAATGTAACCAAAtgggtattgttttttttttctatgcaaagcatttaaataataagaaatgataatgaaaaaatgtttgttctaacATAATTAATTACACAGATGACAAGCCCAGTTCCTATGTTTCACATTCTCAAACACAGCAGGAGTCATGTTAAGGCATACCACATGGATCCAGCGTTTGCATACGTGACATtcaatctaaacacacacacatatagatagatagatagatagaaagatatttgttttatgatttttttttttaagtacttacCCAGTCAGTTGTTGGACCACCTCCAAGGGGTTGTGTCAAAGCGCATAAACCACAACAGGCATCCTTTCTGAACACTAACAAGTGCATAGATATCAATATAGTAACAGAGATATAGAAGACAATAAGAGTGTGATGTCATATTGTTCCTCTTCATTTCAGGCACCTGAGGCTGTCAGGATTTCCTCAGCCATCTTCCTACGTAGTGCCTCCATATTGGTCACAGAAGTATTGATGTCCAACTGGGATGGAACTTTTGGGAAACTAGAGACAACCTCCTTTGCCATTTTTGAACAATAGTTGTAGTGAAATGaaggaaataattatatttagtgTCTCAACTTTAATGCTTACCATTTGAGCAGAAAATACCTGCATGACAAGTACTCCACAGCTATGTGAATCCTGCTGCCTTGTGTGCGTAATTGTGGCCCCTCTCCACTTAATGTCCATCCACTCTTTTTTGCTATGGCGAACGAACCTCATTCTGAAGTATTGACttgtatgacaaataaatatatgacaGTTAGGGGTAATACAGTTAAAGTAATTAAGAGTAACTAGATCTGGccataatgcttttattttagcaGTTTTGTTTTTACCGAAATCTGACTGCAGCTTGCTTAGAGTCCTCCTCCTCATCAATTCCTTGTGGATCTATAAGGAAAACTTTACTGGAAGATGCATGTAGatactagaagaaaaaaaaaacactatttaaaactacagttcagctttgatcacataacTATGAAGAAGGACTATTTTGAAAGCTTTCACCAAAAACTTCCAGTGGTTTCCATGTACATTTATGAAACTGATAAGTGCTTGATATTTTCCATAGTCCACCTGAAATGTAgatattgtaacattattaaatatttttaaacatggttTCATATCTTCAATGTACAACAATAGAAATACCTTTGGCAGACTCCGCTGACACACATCATCTCGGTTTCCAGACAGAATCACACCAGCAGAAAAATGATTCATGAGGTAAATGCTACCATCTTTACCCATTTTATTTAATAAGGTTTGCAAGTAACATTCTATTACCGTAAtgaaaaagcacatttaaataagaaatacacAAAACATGCCTATTACACAAAAAGGTAACAATATTACTGGTGTGCTTTGGCAATTTATATCATGCAAGTTTGAAATGCTAATAGCTCATGAATATTCTTGCCTCTCCCATGAGCCACTTGTGAGGTTGCAGAGTTTTGAACTCTGAGTGATGGAGGGTGTACCTAGCCTTTTTTGCTGCTGATGGTACAACAGCAACCACCACTTCACAATCGTTTTTGCTCCAAAGGTACTGAATCTGCAAGTAATCATTTTATTGTAAgtaaaattattgaaattatttgtataaatgtatattaatatgatCTACTACCTCTTCTGTTGTGTCTTCAGCAGTATGTTCTGTGTTATCTGGCTCAGTATTGTACTCTGGTTcgggtttgtgttttgtttttgacagGTCCATTGCTGTGTCTGGAATCATCTGGATGGTATTGGTGCTGATCTGTGTAACTTCTGGACTTTGTGATGGCTGTGGCAGTACTTCAGGTGGGtcaaagtattttgttttatgtctgtCCTTGTCCTTTCTTGATGTTTTCTGTGCCCATTCTTCTTTCTGGCTGAAGAACTTTTCTTTAGGTTCTGGATCACGGTAAGGCAGTAACAGATTGTTGTTAATTATGTGTTCTTTGTATCTGCCTTGGAGAGATCCATACATGTTCTGTATGAAGTCAGCAGGACGCAGGTACTTCTTCTTTTTAAGGATGCTGTGTTTAACAATCCAAAACCACTGTTCCACATGACAGTTACTTTCCCTTGTTTTGGATTGTTGGCTGACTGTAGCTGTGCTGATTTCAGAAAACCGGCTAAGATCCCCAAGAAGAACTCCACTCCACAGCGGGAAGATACTCATGTAGTTGTTCATGAGGAAGTCGACGAGCTCTGGACAGAAAAAGGTATTTTTTCCCCCTGTCTTGCTACTGAAGTGGAGGCTCTTGGCTCTGTTCAAAACTGCAGTGAACAGTGATGTAAATGGTGATCTGCCACACACTGAAGTTACATTTTCATCTGTTTCTGTTGCCTCTGGTATCGTTTGTGCCTCATAAAGGTTAATTGTGCTCTTCATTATTTTTAGATCCAGGGCAGTTTTGGCTGCATTCACCACGTCGGTCTCCTCTTCTGATGTGAAAAGAACAGCCATATCTTCAAATACAGCTGTTGCCTCTTCTAGATGTGTGCTGTTTAACAACAAGGCAAAGCAGTAGGTGGCATACTCCTTTAAAGCCTTGTTGTCAGTCTTTTTTGAAAATGCCTGACACACTGCCTTAACAATATGTGAAGAGCAAAGATGTAAGACTGTAAATTGAAGATCACCACTGTTTGCCTTGTTCAAAACAATGCGGTGGGCTCGTTGTAAATACAGCAAAATGCTTTCTTTGTTGAATGCCAGAAGGACACTTGAAATTAGTCCCCAACTGAAGTCCGTCTCCACTTGATGGACATGGCATGATGTTATTTGACCAAGAGCCCTTAATGTTTGCATCAGCCAGTATGTCAAGGTTGGAATTGAGTGCTGATTTGATACAAGCTCACTAACTGGTAGTGGCGGCATGTTTTTGCCCATTCCTGGCAGTACAAGTGCATAGTAGAGCACTCTTTTGGGCTGACTGGTAATGCGGGAGATAACGCTACCTGTGGCATCCAGGTGAAGTGttactggttttttttttttaagatgctggGCCAAAATTTGTAAACCAcattgtgtgtataaatgtacaGCAGATGGGTCCACCTGCAAATGTTGTAAGTATCCAGCAGTCTCAGGACAATCAGATGTAGCACAttcctttattattttttgtgtaagcATAAGCTCCAGGATTATGTCATCATGTAGCctggtgctttttttcagttCGCTAGAAATTACCCTTAACACATCTTTAGTCAAGGACTGTGAGATGTTACCTGCCAAAATCTCTTCTGGTGTGGATTTTCTTACGGCTTCATAATAGTAAGTGCTCACACCTTGTGTGAGGGCCTTTGCAGTTTTCCCACTTCGTGTATATTTGGCTTGTCTGAATTGTTGGTGATCGTTTTTGTGTGTTATGTTTCCATTGCGAGCAACAAAGAccgttattttcttttttgattttgttGGGGGGGGTTTTATTGTGAAAGTATAGACTGCTGAACAGTCTTTAAAGGTGCAAGTGGCACGTGCTTTGAAAAAAAGCAGGGCTCGTTTCCGACTGTTTTGGCATTTTACGTGTTGATACTTaaagcacaaaacacaacaaGGATTGACTTGACTAAATTCTTTATAAAGCATATCTGTCCATGGTCTCTGGAGTTGGTTTGAACCAGGCAGtggctttatttttttccagttttcccATTTTATTTCTATACTGAATTTTTTTGGACCTGGTGTTGTGGCCCTCCACTCTTCATTATTTTGGTTCTGTTCCTGTTCCTTTTCACGTTCCCTTTTGTCCTCATTTTCAGAGTATGAGGACACTGACACGAAATCACTGTCCATGCTTTTTGATGTTAAATCtaattcatttgtattttgtatGGAGTGATGTTCATCTATATTTTCAGTAAGTGTTTGCTTTTCCAAAACAATGTGTTCTGTTGGCTCATTTGTTTGTGGTTGTGTCTCATTCTGGTGAGGGATCTCTGCAGCTTGTTGTCCATCTGTGTTttctaaaatatagtaataataatagtaattaagattaatattttttcagtataattATACCAATTGTATGGTTTTAAATCTAAGTAgttgcattattatattataatgaagtACAGTTCACATCATGTgacttttaaagggatatttcacccaaaatgaacatCTGCTCAAAATTTAATactacaacaaaaataatatggaagtcaatggctaacgCCAACTGtgtgattaccaacattcttcaaaatatcttgttttttgtcGAACAGAACAAAGGCATAATTTTTGGATaacattttggataaaataaatgttgaaccTTATGAGGTTCAGTTCATTACAACAATTGTTTATAGATTTTAGCCTATATTCAGTCATTGCTTCCTACAGATATTTATGATCATTTTAGATTTCAGTGCCATCATATGTCACTACATGTCACCAAAGTCGCAAAAGTTTAGTTTTGGACGGCACCAAAAAAGATGAGTGGTTGCAAACTATTTATTTgagctatatttaaaaataaaaagttgaaaataagtaAACTACATTTGTTTAtctaaatgtagctaaaataaattgattgcagcAACACACCTTACATGC from Carassius auratus strain Wakin unplaced genomic scaffold, ASM336829v1 scaf_tig00005102, whole genome shotgun sequence harbors:
- the LOC113070642 gene encoding uncharacterized protein LOC113070642 gives rise to the protein MNNYMSIFPLWSGVLLGDLSRFSEISTATVSQQSKTRESNCHVEQWFWIVKHSILKKKKYLRPADFIQNMYGSLQGRYKEHIINNNLLLPYRDPEPKEKFFSQKEEWAQKTSRKDKDRHKTKYFDPPEVLPQPSQSPEVTQISTNTIQMIPDTAMDLSKTKHKPEPEYNTEPDNTEHTAEDTTEEIQYLWSKNDCEVVVAVVPSAAKKARYTLHHSEFKTLQPHKWLMGEARIFMSY